The genomic segment AATCTGCGATGAGCCAGGCTGAGGTGGCTAGCGAGATGGGGGTCTCGCGCCCCACGGTGGCGAAGCTGTTGCAGCACGCCCGGGAACGCGGCTATGTGGTGATCCAGATTTTGGATCCGCGCGAGCAGCGTGGCCACGTGGCCGAAACCTTGGTGGAGCGCTTTGGCCAGTATGGGCTCAAGGAGGTGCGGGTGGCCCAGGTGGCTCGTGATAGCTCGGAGGAGATCCTCAAGGAGCTCGGCCGCATGGGGGCCCTGGTGCTGCAGGAGCACGTGGAAGACGGCCAGCTGGTGGGGGTTAGTTGGGGAAACACCATGTACGCGGTGGCTCGGGCGCTCAGCGACACCCCGCGCCAAGGCGTGGAGATCGTGCAGCTCAAGGGAGGGTTGAGCTATAGCAAACGTTCCAGTAACGATATCGAGACCATTAATCTCTTTTGTCGCGCCTTCGGCGCCTATGCCCGCACCCTGCCGCTGCCGGTGATTTTTGATAATGCCGAAACCAAAACCGTGGTGGAACAGGATCGGCTGATCAGCCACACCCTAGAGCTGGGCGCGCAGACGGACGTAGCCATCTTTACTGTGGGCGCGGTGCGCCGTGATTCCCTGCCGTTGTCGATGGGCTACCTCAGTGAGGAGGAAATCCAGCAGCTGGAGCGCGACGCGGTGGGCGATGCCTGCTCCCGCTTTTTCACCAGCGAGGGGGCGATTGCCGCGCCGAGCGTAGATGAGCGCACCGTGGGCATCAGCTTGTCCGATTTGGCGGCCCGCCCCGTGCGGATCCTCGTCGCCGGCGGGCTATCGAAGGTGGAGGCGATCGCGGCCGCACTGCGCATGGGCCTTGCTACGCACCTAGTGATCGATCATCACACCGCCTGCGCGATCCTCGAGCGTTAAACATGGCAATGCCCCCGCCTTCGCCGTAGTGGCGAGGAGCGGGGGCGAGGTGGCGTCGATAAGCGCCTGCCTTATAGGGCGATGATGCCCACGATGGCGGCGTTGAGCATGTTGGTGCAGAAGCCGGCGAACAGGGCCTTGATGCCCAGCTCGGCGACTTCGGAGCGGTGCTCGGGAACAAGGGCACCGAAGGAGCCGATCTGGATGGCGATGGAGGAGAAGTTCGCGAACCCAGCTAGGGCGAAGGAGGTGAGCATCACGGACTTTGCGGAGAGATCATCCACGTGCTCGGAGAAGGCGGTGTAGCCGACGAACTCGTTGAGAATGGTCTTCTGGCCGATGAAGTTACCCACCAGGCTAGCCTCTTCCCAGGGCACACCGATCGCCCACGCGAGCGGGGCGAGCAGCACGCCGAACAGGCCCTCCAGCGACCAGTTTTCCTGGCCGAAGATGCTGCCGATGCCACCGATACCGGCATTGATCATGGCGATACCGGCGATGAAGGCCACCAGCAGGCAGGCCACGGTCACGGCGATACGGCCGCCGGAGAGCGCGCCGGCGCCGATAGCATCGATGATGTTGCGGGAATCCTCATCGCGCACCTCGCGCACGTTCGCGTTCACTTGGGATTCCTCGGTCTCTGGCATAAGTGCCTTGGCCACCATGAGTGAGCCGGGGGCGTTCATCACAGACGCGGCCAGCAGATAGGGCAGGGGGGCGCCCAGTAGAGAGTAGCCCACCAAGGTGGAGCCGGCCACGGCGGCGAAACCGCCGGACATGCAGGTAAACAGCTCGGAGCGGGTGAGCTTGGGCAACCAGGGCTTGATCACCAGCGGCGCCTCGGATTGGCCAAGGAAGACCACCGTGGAGGCCCACACGCCTTCGATCTTGGACACGCCCAGCACCTTGCGCAGTGCGGTGCCCACGATCTCCACGAACCATTGCAGGATGCGCAGGTAGTACAGGGCGCCGATGATGGCGCCGAGGAAGATGATCACCGGCAGCACGTTGAGGGCGAAGATGAAGCCCATGTTATCGCCGAAGAGTGGGCCGAAAACGAAGGAGGTGCCTTCGTTGGTGTAGTCGATCAGTTTCTCGATCGCGCTGGAGACGGCCTCGAGGGCGTGGAAGCCCGGGGTCCACTTCAGCACCAGCAGCGCGAAGGAGACCTGCAGCAGCAGTCCCACGCCGAGGGTGCGCCAATTAATCTGGCGGCGGTTCGAAGACAGTGCGATGAGCACTGCGAAGATCACAAATATGCCGATGAGGCCTTGGAAGCGATCCATGGGTTATGCCTCCTTTGAGAGGTGTTCGGGCCCGAAGGAATAGGGCAGAAGTTCATCGAAAGCCAAGCTGAGTGGCTCGCCATTCTCGCCCTCGACCACCACCGTGGTGCAGCCGAACTCGCGCAGCACTTGGCGG from the Corynebacterium ciconiae DSM 44920 genome contains:
- a CDS encoding sugar-binding transcriptional regulator; translation: MDARDEQALRAAKLYYESAMSQAEVASEMGVSRPTVAKLLQHARERGYVVIQILDPREQRGHVAETLVERFGQYGLKEVRVAQVARDSSEEILKELGRMGALVLQEHVEDGQLVGVSWGNTMYAVARALSDTPRQGVEIVQLKGGLSYSKRSSNDIETINLFCRAFGAYARTLPLPVIFDNAETKTVVEQDRLISHTLELGAQTDVAIFTVGAVRRDSLPLSMGYLSEEEIQQLERDAVGDACSRFFTSEGAIAAPSVDERTVGISLSDLAARPVRILVAGGLSKVEAIAAALRMGLATHLVIDHHTACAILER
- a CDS encoding NupC/NupG family nucleoside CNT transporter, with translation MDRFQGLIGIFVIFAVLIALSSNRRQINWRTLGVGLLLQVSFALLVLKWTPGFHALEAVSSAIEKLIDYTNEGTSFVFGPLFGDNMGFIFALNVLPVIIFLGAIIGALYYLRILQWFVEIVGTALRKVLGVSKIEGVWASTVVFLGQSEAPLVIKPWLPKLTRSELFTCMSGGFAAVAGSTLVGYSLLGAPLPYLLAASVMNAPGSLMVAKALMPETEESQVNANVREVRDEDSRNIIDAIGAGALSGGRIAVTVACLLVAFIAGIAMINAGIGGIGSIFGQENWSLEGLFGVLLAPLAWAIGVPWEEASLVGNFIGQKTILNEFVGYTAFSEHVDDLSAKSVMLTSFALAGFANFSSIAIQIGSFGALVPEHRSEVAELGIKALFAGFCTNMLNAAIVGIIAL